A genome region from Ottowia testudinis includes the following:
- a CDS encoding DUF3999 family protein has protein sequence MRPARLRRALAALIALPAVALAAVGDAPADYAARWPLSVPAGASLVRLPLTAAVLTRLQTADARDLRVFNAAGQAVPLAYDATPPAPQPAPEAAPLALPAMPLESDGAQASGDSLRVRIEADRAVTVQAHGAAPASAPAPVVGALVDARAVAPPLAAAELDAQWPEARPVTFHLHASRDLQQWQALGSATLYRQGGFATHTRVALNGAQLKDQYLRITWSGADGVRVQSVRLLPVAGPAPAERPTAALSWPAGTAPGALEFRLPFATPLAALDLRAEGSNTLVPVRVLARAQREQPWTPVAQHVVFNLNDGGAVRQSPPIELGQSAWREWRIEAQGTGFAAPPPLTAVFAPAQIVFVAQGAGPFTLAAAQEKAAMGFLPLASLMPGHRPGAQHGLPLAKVQGDDAAITVALAPLDHGLPTRQWLLWAVLLGGVLTLAAMAWALMRQLGRGDATPGQNTS, from the coding sequence ATGAGGCCCGCCCGCTTGCGCCGTGCGCTGGCGGCGCTGATCGCGCTGCCGGCGGTGGCCCTGGCGGCCGTGGGCGATGCGCCGGCCGATTACGCCGCGCGCTGGCCGCTCAGCGTGCCCGCGGGCGCCAGTCTGGTGCGGCTGCCGCTGACGGCCGCGGTGCTCACGCGCCTGCAAACCGCCGACGCGCGCGATCTGCGCGTGTTCAACGCCGCCGGTCAGGCGGTGCCCCTGGCCTACGACGCCACCCCCCCGGCACCGCAGCCCGCGCCCGAGGCCGCACCGCTGGCCTTGCCCGCCATGCCGCTGGAAAGCGACGGCGCGCAGGCCAGCGGCGATTCGCTGCGCGTGCGCATCGAGGCCGACCGTGCCGTCACGGTGCAGGCGCACGGCGCGGCGCCCGCCAGTGCGCCGGCGCCGGTGGTGGGCGCGCTGGTGGATGCGCGCGCCGTGGCGCCGCCGCTGGCCGCAGCCGAGCTGGACGCGCAGTGGCCCGAGGCGCGGCCCGTTACCTTCCACCTGCACGCCAGCCGCGACTTGCAGCAGTGGCAGGCGCTGGGCAGCGCCACGCTGTACCGGCAGGGCGGCTTTGCCACGCACACGCGCGTGGCGCTGAACGGCGCGCAGCTGAAAGACCAGTACCTGCGCATCACCTGGAGCGGCGCCGACGGCGTGCGCGTGCAAAGCGTGCGCCTGCTGCCCGTGGCCGGCCCAGCGCCGGCCGAGCGCCCCACGGCGGCGCTCAGCTGGCCCGCGGGCACCGCGCCCGGCGCGCTGGAATTTCGCCTGCCCTTTGCCACGCCGCTGGCCGCGCTGGATCTGCGCGCCGAGGGCAGCAACACGCTGGTGCCGGTGCGCGTGCTGGCGCGCGCCCAGCGCGAGCAGCCGTGGACGCCGGTGGCGCAGCACGTGGTGTTCAACCTGAACGACGGCGGCGCGGTGCGGCAGAGCCCGCCCATCGAACTGGGCCAGAGCGCGTGGCGGGAATGGCGCATCGAAGCGCAGGGCACCGGCTTTGCCGCGCCGCCGCCGCTCACGGCCGTGTTCGCGCCGGCGCAAATCGTGTTCGTGGCCCAGGGCGCCGGGCCGTTCACCCTGGCGGCGGCGCAGGAAAAAGCGGCCATGGGCTTTCTGCCGCTGGCCAGCCTGATGCCCGGCCATCGCCCCGGCGCGCAGCACGGTCTGCCGCTGGCCAAGGTGCAAGGGGATGACGCGGCGATCACCGTGGCACTGGCGCCGCTCGACCACGGCCTGCCGACACGCCAATGGCTGCTGTGGGCGGTGCTGCTGGGCGGCGTGCTGACTTTGGCGGCGATGGCCTGGGCATTGATGCGCCAGCTGGGCCGCGGCGACGCCACGCCCGGTCAGAATACGTCGTGA
- a CDS encoding DUF2339 domain-containing protein encodes MVVWGLIWGALFGALAGDFNVVLGALMGALAGWTLQRAVRSTVRAELAAAQRERAAVAAVAAEAPVPVQRDLREQHAPPATGFEDDADAAPAHAPSRDTLPSAMAPPPLAEPVAARASTSAAVTPPPPAFHDSFFDLEQVPSRPAAPASAARPPAPPSAFDQAIAAARGWLLGGNTIVRLGLVILFIGLSFLARYAAQAGLFPVELRLAVVGLAGIALLAVGFRQRLARPGFGTALQGAGVAVMYLTVFAAFRLYALAPQAVAFAFMVAVCAAGCALALLQNARALAFLAFAGGFAAPLLLSTGSGNHVALFGYYTLLNLAILFIAWRRAWHELNLLGFGATFGVATLWGVLSFSPRHYVSAQGFLLGFIAIFTAAALGYARQVRGRFGHVVDSTLIFGTSLAGFGLQAGLVRHIEYGTAFSALGFGAAYLLLAAMLARRAAEGYRVLGESLLAIGVGFATLAVPLALDARWTSAVWALEGAAAFWVGARQGRWMPRAFGLALQALAALLLMDALPWMARAAPIHPAFLGGVLIALAALACAWWLRQPLAHSASRWALGWAALEARLATPLFLYGFAFWCLAWGVQWHHLVPLLGGAAPTSLALSEPAAGWLTLLTLLLSAGAALAWARRSGWDVAAWPSRVTLPVLAIALLNQWSAGASVLDTPGWLIWPLALGLHVAFMRRNEAGVAPDSAWGGWLALQHPGTAWLGMALLGDALTRLIDRAGLWGTAWASITGLAAVVAVLVALTRWAGRAHRAAPRARLGWPLNPHAPGYYATAAWPLAALTLLGALGLAWTSPGNAAPLPYLPLLNPTDLMVALALGAVLLWRRVMLGAEPTPAAAPALARPGFWGVFGAVALVAASTVWLRIAHHFFGVAWTASALFGSFVVQTGYAILWTVIALVLMVAAHRRGLRGAWLAGAGLLGLVVLKLVLIDLSNSGGAERIVAFIGVGVLMLVVGYFAPLPPKAAREPRA; translated from the coding sequence ATGGTGGTTTGGGGATTGATCTGGGGCGCGCTGTTTGGTGCGCTGGCGGGCGATTTCAATGTCGTCCTGGGCGCGTTGATGGGCGCGCTGGCCGGCTGGACATTGCAGCGCGCCGTGCGCAGCACCGTGCGGGCCGAGCTGGCCGCGGCGCAACGCGAGCGCGCCGCCGTGGCGGCGGTGGCGGCTGAAGCGCCTGTGCCCGTTCAGCGCGACTTGCGCGAGCAGCACGCGCCGCCCGCCACCGGGTTCGAAGACGACGCCGACGCCGCGCCCGCCCACGCTCCCTCCCGCGACACCCTGCCCAGTGCGATGGCCCCGCCGCCGCTCGCCGAGCCCGTGGCGGCCCGCGCGAGCACGTCCGCCGCCGTCACGCCGCCACCACCCGCCTTCCACGATTCCTTCTTCGACCTGGAGCAGGTGCCCAGCCGCCCCGCCGCCCCGGCGAGCGCCGCCCGCCCGCCCGCCCCGCCCAGTGCGTTCGACCAGGCCATCGCCGCCGCGCGCGGCTGGCTGCTGGGCGGCAACACCATCGTGCGGCTGGGGCTGGTGATTCTGTTCATCGGCCTGTCGTTCCTGGCGCGCTACGCGGCGCAGGCCGGCTTGTTTCCGGTGGAGCTGCGGCTGGCCGTGGTGGGGCTGGCCGGCATCGCGCTGCTGGCGGTGGGTTTTCGGCAGCGGCTGGCGCGGCCGGGCTTTGGCACCGCGCTGCAGGGCGCTGGCGTGGCGGTGATGTACCTCACGGTGTTTGCCGCCTTCCGGCTGTACGCGCTGGCGCCGCAAGCGGTGGCTTTCGCCTTCATGGTGGCGGTGTGCGCGGCGGGCTGCGCGCTGGCGCTGCTGCAAAACGCGCGCGCGCTGGCCTTTCTGGCGTTTGCCGGCGGCTTTGCGGCGCCGCTGCTGCTGTCCACCGGCAGCGGCAACCACGTGGCGCTGTTCGGTTACTACACGCTGCTGAACCTGGCGATTCTTTTCATCGCCTGGCGCCGCGCCTGGCACGAGCTGAATCTGCTGGGCTTCGGGGCCACCTTTGGCGTGGCCACGCTGTGGGGGGTGCTGTCGTTCTCGCCAAGGCACTACGTCAGCGCGCAGGGCTTTCTGCTGGGGTTCATCGCCATCTTCACGGCGGCGGCGCTGGGGTATGCGCGGCAGGTGCGCGGGCGCTTCGGGCACGTGGTGGACAGCACGCTGATCTTCGGCACCTCGCTGGCCGGCTTCGGCTTGCAGGCGGGGCTGGTGCGGCATATTGAATACGGCACGGCGTTTTCGGCCCTGGGCTTTGGCGCCGCCTATCTGCTGCTGGCCGCCATGCTGGCGCGGCGCGCGGCCGAGGGCTACCGCGTGCTGGGCGAAAGCCTGCTGGCCATCGGCGTCGGCTTTGCCACGCTGGCCGTGCCGCTGGCCCTGGATGCGCGCTGGACCAGTGCCGTCTGGGCGCTGGAGGGCGCGGCCGCGTTCTGGGTCGGCGCGCGGCAGGGGCGCTGGATGCCGCGCGCCTTCGGCTTGGCCTTGCAGGCACTGGCGGCGCTGCTGCTGATGGATGCGCTGCCCTGGATGGCGCGCGCGGCGCCGATCCACCCGGCCTTTCTGGGCGGCGTGCTGATTGCGCTGGCGGCGCTGGCCTGCGCTTGGTGGCTGCGCCAGCCGCTGGCGCACAGCGCCTCGCGCTGGGCATTGGGCTGGGCGGCGCTGGAGGCGCGCCTGGCCACGCCGCTGTTCCTCTACGGCTTTGCCTTCTGGTGCCTGGCCTGGGGCGTGCAATGGCATCACCTCGTGCCGCTGCTGGGTGGCGCGGCGCCCACCAGCTTGGCCCTCAGCGAACCGGCGGCCGGGTGGTTGACGCTGCTCACGCTGCTGCTCAGTGCCGGCGCGGCGCTGGCTTGGGCGCGGCGCAGCGGCTGGGACGTGGCCGCCTGGCCCAGCCGCGTGACGCTGCCGGTGCTGGCGATCGCGCTGCTGAACCAATGGTCGGCCGGCGCCAGCGTGCTCGACACGCCGGGCTGGCTGATCTGGCCGCTGGCGCTGGGCCTGCACGTGGCCTTCATGCGCCGCAACGAGGCCGGCGTGGCCCCCGATTCGGCGTGGGGCGGCTGGCTGGCGTTGCAGCACCCCGGCACGGCCTGGCTGGGGATGGCACTGCTGGGCGATGCGCTCACGCGCCTGATCGACCGCGCCGGTCTGTGGGGCACGGCGTGGGCCAGCATCACCGGCCTGGCCGCGGTGGTGGCGGTGCTGGTGGCGCTCACGCGCTGGGCTGGGCGGGCGCACCGCGCGGCGCCGCGCGCGCGCCTGGGCTGGCCCTTGAACCCGCACGCCCCCGGCTACTACGCCACCGCCGCCTGGCCGCTGGCCGCGCTGACGCTGCTGGGCGCGCTCGGGCTGGCCTGGACTTCACCCGGCAACGCCGCGCCGCTGCCCTATCTGCCGCTGCTCAACCCGACCGATCTGATGGTGGCGCTGGCGCTGGGCGCGGTGCTGCTGTGGCGGCGCGTGATGCTGGGCGCCGAGCCCACCCCCGCTGCCGCCCCGGCGCTGGCGCGGCCGGGGTTCTGGGGCGTGTTCGGCGCCGTGGCCCTGGTGGCGGCCAGCACGGTGTGGCTGCGCATCGCCCACCATTTCTTCGGTGTGGCGTGGACTGCATCCGCGCTGTTCGGCAGCTTCGTGGTGCAAACCGGTTACGCCATTCTGTGGACGGTGATCGCCCTGGTGCTGATGGTGGCGGCGCACCGGCGCGGGCTGCGCGGCGCGTGGCTGGCCGGCGCCGGGCTGCTGGGGCTGGTGGTGCTGAAGCTGGTGCTGATCGACCTGTCCAACAGCGGTGGGGCCGAGCGCATCGTGGCCTTCATTGGCGTGGGCGTGCTGATGCTGGTGGTGGGCTATTTCGCGCCGCTGCCGCCCAAGGCGGCCCGGGAGCCGCGCGCATGA
- a CDS encoding 16S rRNA (uracil(1498)-N(3))-methyltransferase: MPRFHVCLHLSSGTELALPPGAARHVQVLRLQPGGAITLFDGAGGEWDATITRMGRSDVQVRVGAHHAVEREAPRAVHLAVGLMAAERMDWLVEKATELGAASLTPVLMARSSLRLSGERAARKRAHWQAVAIAACEQSGRNRLLDVREQLTFQEYLPQAAASAEARWVLSLAAGTAPVRERATALATADGVALLSGPEGGLSPDEDAAARAAGFAPVTLGERVLRAETAPLAALAAVLLG, encoded by the coding sequence ATGCCCCGCTTTCACGTCTGCCTGCACCTGTCATCCGGCACCGAACTGGCGCTGCCGCCAGGCGCCGCGCGCCACGTGCAGGTGCTGCGGCTGCAGCCGGGCGGTGCGATCACGCTGTTCGACGGCGCGGGCGGCGAGTGGGACGCCACCATTACCCGCATGGGGCGCTCGGACGTGCAGGTGCGCGTGGGCGCGCACCACGCCGTCGAGCGCGAGGCGCCCCGCGCCGTGCACCTGGCCGTGGGCCTGATGGCGGCCGAGCGCATGGATTGGCTGGTGGAGAAAGCCACCGAACTGGGCGCCGCCAGCCTGACGCCCGTGCTGATGGCGCGCAGCAGCCTGCGCCTTTCTGGCGAGCGCGCAGCCAGGAAGCGCGCCCACTGGCAGGCCGTGGCGATCGCGGCTTGTGAGCAAAGTGGCCGCAACCGCTTGTTGGACGTGCGCGAGCAGCTCACATTTCAGGAGTATCTGCCACAGGCGGCGGCATCGGCCGAGGCGCGCTGGGTGCTTTCACTGGCCGCCGGCACCGCACCCGTGCGTGAGCGCGCCACGGCGCTGGCAACCGCGGACGGCGTAGCGCTGCTGTCCGGCCCCGAAGGCGGCTTGAGCCCCGATGAAGACGCCGCCGCCCGCGCCGCCGGCTTCGCACCCGTGACGCTGGGCGAGCGCGTGCTGCGCGCCGAAACCGCGCCGCTGGCCGCGCTGGCGGCGGTGCTGCTGGGCTGA
- a CDS encoding zf-TFIIB domain-containing protein: MTEPLAPQPTACPSCRAPMQAQSVAAHHGATLELDLCHACHGIWFDGNENLRMAAGGVVDLFRHLHEHRDDPQMPLARTMACPRCRRQLAEGSDLVRTGRYVTWRCPQKHGRFSTFSSFMIEKGFVRLLTAPEIADLAERVRTIHCGGCGAPVDLRQHTACPYCRAAFSLLDPRAVERALAGYGQQAQRSATPPSAELAEALITLERDRARAQRQAQQERWRHGDREGEGDTAADALWAAGLALVWDLLRT, translated from the coding sequence ATGACCGAGCCCCTTGCGCCCCAGCCCACCGCCTGCCCGTCGTGCCGCGCGCCCATGCAGGCGCAGAGCGTGGCCGCCCACCACGGCGCCACGCTGGAGCTGGACTTGTGCCACGCCTGCCACGGCATCTGGTTTGACGGCAACGAGAACCTGCGCATGGCCGCCGGCGGTGTGGTCGATCTGTTCCGCCATCTGCATGAACACCGTGACGACCCGCAAATGCCGCTGGCGCGCACCATGGCCTGCCCGCGCTGCCGCCGCCAGCTGGCCGAAGGCTCGGATCTGGTGCGCACCGGCCGCTATGTGACCTGGCGCTGCCCTCAAAAGCACGGGCGCTTTTCGACCTTTTCGTCCTTCATGATCGAAAAAGGCTTCGTGCGCCTGCTGACCGCGCCCGAAATCGCCGACCTGGCCGAGCGCGTGCGCACCATCCACTGTGGCGGCTGCGGCGCGCCAGTCGATCTGCGGCAGCACACCGCCTGTCCGTATTGCCGCGCCGCCTTCTCGCTGCTCGACCCGCGGGCGGTGGAACGTGCCTTGGCTGGCTACGGCCAGCAGGCGCAGCGCAGCGCCACCCCGCCGTCGGCCGAGCTGGCCGAGGCGCTGATCACCCTCGAGCGCGACCGCGCACGCGCCCAACGCCAGGCGCAGCAGGAGCGCTGGCGCCACGGCGACCGCGAAGGCGAGGGCGACACCGCCGCCGATGCGCTCTGGGCCGCCGGCCTGGCCCTGGTGTGGGATTTGCTGCGGACTTGA
- a CDS encoding CocE/NonD family hydrolase, producing MAFSLPRSHRWLPGACAVLGALACAAPVQAQQLIGCRDATPAEAAFYSTPVIMPGVISPRDGTCYVKDLRITTHDGLKLTANVFLPAGATSGVAGGQKFPGVVYISSWALTDSFEYLGQQARMARDGYISVAYTTRGFWGSEGVISVASEGDIRDVSTAIDFMQAFTPVDAARIGTAGISYGAGMSLLASARDKRIRALAALSGWGNLSDQLFGNQVPNPTWTAVLLGSGQLLGRMDPAVVSMSRETLNPDATPEQAAAAMAWAVPRSPSAVVNQINANQPAVFIGKNWQDDMFSPNSTLALFEKLTTPKRISLQPGIHGSIELGAAMFDKPNLVWDQAHRWFDRYLKGVPNGIDAEPKVRLTTKFGNVNETLSTWPAPELKRNVLWVNPRGPVRYDWSCWCMKGLVGSMNPARGPFGLDTINNALDTTATTGPLPVLSVTAETIGLPVINHQDSILRDQGVRYEGPVLSQGMKIRGAPQVQLRVRPSQKRGMLVAYLYDVDALGWGTLITHGARAVHWATPGQSIDFSFDLNAIAYDVAPGRKLALVFDTADHLYGAPVRWGEAFSMTIEAGDGVSALTIPSR from the coding sequence ATGGCCTTTTCGCTTCCCCGCTCGCACCGTTGGCTGCCGGGCGCCTGCGCCGTGCTCGGCGCGCTGGCCTGCGCCGCGCCCGTGCAGGCGCAGCAACTCATCGGCTGCCGCGACGCCACGCCTGCCGAGGCGGCGTTCTACAGCACGCCGGTCATCATGCCGGGCGTGATCTCGCCCCGGGACGGCACCTGCTACGTCAAGGACTTGCGCATCACCACGCACGATGGCCTCAAGCTCACGGCCAACGTGTTTCTGCCCGCCGGCGCCACCAGCGGCGTGGCGGGCGGGCAGAAGTTTCCGGGCGTGGTCTACATCAGCAGCTGGGCGCTGACCGATTCGTTTGAATACCTGGGCCAGCAGGCGCGCATGGCCCGCGACGGCTACATCAGCGTGGCCTACACCACGCGCGGCTTCTGGGGTTCGGAAGGCGTGATCAGCGTGGCCAGCGAAGGCGACATCCGCGACGTCTCCACCGCCATCGACTTCATGCAGGCCTTCACGCCGGTCGATGCGGCGCGCATCGGCACGGCGGGCATTTCGTATGGCGCCGGCATGTCGCTGCTGGCCTCGGCGCGCGACAAGCGCATCCGCGCGCTGGCGGCGCTGTCGGGCTGGGGCAACCTGAGCGATCAGCTGTTTGGCAACCAGGTGCCCAACCCGACCTGGACGGCGGTGCTGCTGGGCTCTGGCCAGCTGCTGGGCCGCATGGATCCGGCGGTGGTGTCCATGAGCCGCGAGACGCTCAACCCCGATGCCACGCCCGAGCAGGCCGCCGCCGCCATGGCCTGGGCGGTGCCGCGCTCGCCCAGCGCGGTGGTGAACCAGATCAACGCCAACCAGCCGGCGGTGTTCATCGGCAAGAACTGGCAGGACGACATGTTCTCGCCCAATTCCACGCTGGCGCTGTTCGAGAAACTCACCACGCCCAAGCGCATTTCGCTGCAGCCGGGCATCCACGGCTCGATCGAACTGGGCGCGGCGATGTTCGACAAGCCCAACCTGGTGTGGGACCAGGCACACCGCTGGTTCGACCGCTACCTGAAGGGCGTGCCCAACGGCATCGACGCCGAGCCCAAGGTGCGTCTGACCACCAAGTTCGGCAACGTCAACGAAACCCTCTCCACCTGGCCGGCGCCCGAACTCAAGCGCAACGTGCTGTGGGTCAACCCGCGCGGGCCGGTGCGTTATGACTGGTCGTGCTGGTGCATGAAGGGCCTGGTCGGCAGCATGAACCCCGCGCGCGGCCCGTTTGGCCTGGACACCATCAACAACGCGCTCGACACCACGGCCACCACGGGGCCGCTGCCGGTGCTCAGCGTGACGGCCGAAACCATTGGCCTGCCCGTCATCAACCACCAGGACTCCATCTTGCGCGACCAGGGCGTGCGCTACGAAGGCCCGGTGCTGAGCCAGGGCATGAAGATCCGCGGCGCACCCCAGGTGCAGCTGCGCGTGCGCCCGAGCCAAAAGCGCGGCATGCTGGTGGCCTACCTGTACGACGTGGACGCGCTCGGCTGGGGCACGCTCATCACCCACGGCGCGCGTGCCGTGCACTGGGCCACGCCGGGGCAAAGCATCGACTTCAGCTTTGACCTGAACGCCATCGCCTACGACGTGGCGCCGGGCCGCAAGCTGGCGCTGGTGTTCGACACCGCCGATCACCTGTACGGCGCACCCGTGCGCTGGGGCGAGGCGTTCTCGATGACGATCGAAGCGGGCGACGGTGTGTCGGCGCTGACGATTCCGTCGCGCTGA
- a CDS encoding glycine zipper 2TM domain-containing protein, which yields MSKSFVVNRAALALSVGVLAAGAAGAQTMVNARVLSSTPVWEQVPVPDCGGAYPGAMRPSGPGTAVGALVGGLLGSQLGRGSGHIAGAILGTVGGAMLGNAAEAQAGYPGACGTRYENRVTGYDVSYEVAGRPYRTRMPQDPGAWVQVPAPEQGYGAYGAAPGVQTYPVNPSPMAGYPLPAYPAAGELSAPPEYGGYQATYPPRYSNPYPYPGPYPAPGYSQAYPPVHAQPVYPPQVVYPAAPVYVRPAPMYAAPVGVNLSIGGIIGGRGHRRGGWGVGVGSGF from the coding sequence ATGAGCAAATCGTTTGTTGTCAATCGTGCCGCGCTGGCACTTTCGGTGGGGGTGCTGGCCGCTGGCGCGGCGGGCGCGCAAACCATGGTCAACGCGCGCGTGCTGTCGTCCACCCCGGTGTGGGAGCAGGTGCCTGTGCCGGACTGCGGCGGTGCCTACCCGGGCGCCATGCGGCCGTCGGGGCCGGGCACGGCGGTCGGAGCGCTGGTCGGCGGCCTGTTGGGCAGCCAGCTGGGGCGCGGCTCGGGCCACATCGCTGGCGCCATTCTGGGCACGGTGGGCGGCGCCATGCTGGGCAACGCCGCCGAGGCGCAGGCCGGTTACCCCGGCGCCTGCGGCACGCGCTACGAAAACCGCGTGACCGGTTACGACGTGAGCTACGAAGTCGCCGGCCGTCCGTACCGCACCCGCATGCCGCAAGACCCTGGCGCCTGGGTGCAGGTGCCCGCGCCCGAGCAGGGCTATGGCGCTTACGGCGCGGCGCCCGGCGTGCAAACCTACCCGGTCAACCCGTCGCCGATGGCGGGCTATCCGTTGCCAGCCTACCCGGCGGCGGGCGAGCTGTCGGCGCCGCCGGAGTACGGCGGCTATCAGGCGACTTATCCCCCGCGGTATTCGAATCCGTACCCCTATCCGGGCCCATACCCGGCGCCCGGCTACAGCCAGGCGTACCCGCCGGTCCATGCGCAGCCTGTCTACCCGCCCCAGGTGGTGTACCCCGCGGCGCCGGTGTATGTGCGGCCGGCACCGATGTATGCCGCGCCGGTGGGCGTCAACCTGTCGATCGGCGGCATCATCGGCGGTCGCGGCCATCGACGTGGCGGCTGGGGCGTGGGCGTCGGCTCTGGGTTCTGA
- a CDS encoding chaperone modulator CbpM gives MSPVPLTIPAELVELLDDAALSVHELARGCAMSPGWVCTRVEAGVLQPAQGGGAAEWRFASATLTRARRIAQLEHTYDADPQLAALAADLMEEVAELRRRLAFERG, from the coding sequence ATGAGCCCCGTGCCCCTCACCATCCCCGCCGAACTGGTCGAATTGCTGGACGACGCCGCCCTGAGCGTGCACGAGCTGGCGCGCGGCTGCGCCATGAGCCCCGGCTGGGTCTGCACCCGCGTCGAGGCCGGCGTGCTGCAGCCCGCGCAAGGCGGCGGCGCCGCCGAATGGCGCTTTGCCAGCGCCACGCTGACGCGCGCGCGCCGCATCGCGCAACTCGAACACACCTACGACGCCGACCCGCAACTGGCCGCGCTGGCCGCCGATCTGATGGAAGAAGTGGCCGAGCTGCGGCGCCGGCTGGCGTTCGAACGCGGCTGA
- a CDS encoding DnaJ C-terminal domain-containing protein gives MQFQDYYQVLGVPKSATQDDIKKAYRKLARQYHPDVSKEKDAAERMAQVNEANTVLGDPEKRAAYDTVGAQAWAAGARSGDDVRPPPGWNSGYEYTGGGAGAGNFRQHFGGDSGDYSEFFEQMFGGAHGRGRARPDTKTRGEDQHARIELELIDAYRGAERSLNLRGARVDDSGHVVPQERTLQVKIPKGVKEGQLIRLAGQGSPGWGGGPAGDLLLEVRFRPDPRYRVDGRDVTEKLRVTPWEAALGGGVQVTTPDGVTVEVTVPAGSGGGRKLRLKGRGIPSSATPGDLYLELEIAVPGAVTPEQKTAWEALAQAYPGFDPRIQ, from the coding sequence ATGCAATTCCAGGATTACTACCAGGTGCTTGGCGTCCCCAAGAGCGCGACGCAGGACGACATCAAGAAGGCCTACCGCAAGCTGGCGCGCCAGTACCACCCCGACGTCAGCAAGGAAAAAGACGCCGCCGAGCGCATGGCCCAGGTGAACGAGGCCAACACGGTGCTCGGCGACCCTGAAAAGCGCGCCGCCTACGACACCGTGGGCGCGCAGGCCTGGGCCGCCGGCGCCCGCTCGGGCGATGACGTGCGCCCGCCGCCGGGCTGGAACTCCGGCTACGAATACACCGGCGGCGGCGCCGGCGCCGGCAACTTCCGCCAGCACTTTGGCGGCGATTCTGGCGACTACAGCGAGTTTTTCGAGCAGATGTTCGGCGGCGCGCATGGGCGTGGCCGCGCCCGGCCCGACACCAAGACGCGCGGCGAGGACCAGCACGCGCGCATCGAGCTGGAGTTGATCGACGCCTATCGGGGCGCCGAACGCAGCCTCAACCTGCGCGGCGCGCGGGTGGACGACAGCGGCCACGTGGTGCCGCAAGAGCGCACGCTGCAGGTCAAGATCCCCAAGGGCGTCAAGGAAGGCCAGCTGATCCGCCTGGCGGGCCAGGGCAGCCCCGGCTGGGGCGGCGGGCCCGCGGGCGATCTGCTGCTGGAGGTGCGGTTCCGCCCCGATCCGCGTTACCGTGTCGATGGCCGCGACGTCACCGAAAAGCTGCGCGTCACCCCGTGGGAGGCGGCGCTGGGCGGCGGCGTGCAGGTCACCACGCCGGACGGCGTCACGGTCGAAGTCACCGTGCCGGCCGGCTCGGGCGGCGGGCGCAAGCTGCGGCTGAAAGGGCGCGGCATCCCCTCGTCCGCCACGCCGGGCGATTTGTATCTGGAGCTGGAAATCGCCGTGCCCGGCGCCGTCACGCCCGAGCAGAAAACCGCGTGGGAGGCGCTGGCCCAGGCGTATCCCGGTTTTGATCCACGCATCCAATGA
- a CDS encoding ABC transporter substrate-binding protein — translation MAMPHALSADVRAAFTPTGLLRASINLGNPILAGRNAAGEPAGVSIDLARAFAERLGVACALVVFDTAKASVDAVRGEQADIGFFAIDPLRGEGIRFTAPYVLIEGAYLVRHDSPLKDNAEVDAPGRRVMAGQGSAYDLFLSRELKHAAIERAASSPAVVDAFLAENADVAAGVKQQLEADAARIGGLRLLPGRFMVIQQAMGLPAGRGAAAQAALAAFVEEMKASGFVADALKRHGIQGAAVAPAA, via the coding sequence ATGGCCATGCCCCACGCCTTGTCCGCCGACGTCCGCGCCGCCTTCACGCCCACCGGCTTGCTGCGCGCCTCCATCAATCTGGGCAACCCGATCCTCGCCGGGCGCAACGCGGCCGGCGAGCCGGCGGGCGTGTCGATCGACCTGGCGCGCGCCTTCGCCGAACGGCTGGGCGTGGCCTGCGCGCTGGTGGTGTTCGACACCGCCAAGGCCTCCGTCGATGCGGTGCGCGGCGAACAAGCCGACATCGGCTTCTTCGCCATCGACCCGCTGCGCGGCGAGGGTATTCGCTTCACGGCGCCCTATGTGCTGATCGAGGGCGCTTATCTGGTGCGCCACGATTCACCGCTCAAGGACAACGCCGAGGTCGACGCGCCCGGCCGCCGCGTGATGGCCGGCCAAGGCAGCGCGTACGACCTGTTCCTGTCGCGCGAACTGAAGCACGCGGCGATCGAACGCGCCGCGAGTTCGCCCGCCGTGGTCGACGCCTTCTTGGCCGAAAACGCCGACGTGGCCGCGGGCGTCAAGCAGCAGCTCGAGGCCGACGCCGCGCGCATCGGCGGCCTGCGCCTGCTGCCCGGGCGCTTCATGGTCATTCAGCAGGCCATGGGCCTGCCGGCCGGCCGGGGCGCGGCGGCGCAAGCGGCGCTGGCCGCGTTCGTCGAAGAAATGAAAGCCAGCGGCTTTGTCGCCGATGCCCTCAAACGCCACGGCATCCAGGGTGCGGCGGTGGCGCCCGCCGCCTGA